In Streptomyces sp. V4I8, one genomic interval encodes:
- a CDS encoding putative quinol monooxygenase, protein MAYALLVRFTARDDVAAAAFDQLAAETLEGIQAKEPGTLVYVSHVPVDEPTVRVFYELYTDREAFARHEEQPHVRRFLGEREQYLAGTEVTFLDEVAGKRPTQPGT, encoded by the coding sequence GTGGCGTACGCTCTCTTAGTCCGCTTTACCGCCCGCGACGACGTAGCAGCTGCAGCATTCGACCAGCTCGCTGCCGAAACCCTGGAAGGGATTCAGGCGAAGGAACCCGGCACCCTGGTGTACGTCTCTCATGTTCCCGTGGATGAACCCACCGTGCGCGTCTTCTACGAGCTCTACACGGACCGGGAGGCCTTCGCCCGGCACGAGGAACAGCCGCACGTAAGGCGTTTCCTGGGCGAGCGTGAGCAATATCTGGCCGGCACAGAGGTGACGTTCCTCGATGAAGTGGCAGGCAAAAGACCCACGCAGCCCGGAACTTAG